One Clostridium estertheticum DNA segment encodes these proteins:
- a CDS encoding pyridoxal-phosphate-dependent aminotransferase family protein, with product MHKRLFIPGPVEVAEDVLQKMATPQISHRGKEASALQRNISDKMRKVFNTKEEILLSTSSGSGLMEGAVRTCTAKRAAVFSVGAFGNRWFEMCTANGVPADKIESEWGQPTTPEMLEEALSTGKYDLITITMNETSTGLMNDMKALSDVYKKYPEVVVCVDTVSNAAGTEVKVDEWAIDICITSTQKCLGLPAGMAICSFSKKAVERAKQVTNRGIYFDLLGMYDYIQKKDYQYPSTPSLAHMFALDYQLDKILAEGLEKRFARHIAGAELVRAWARKYFEVFPDENFLSNTLTNIKNTREINVSDLNKKLGEKGFMISNGYGKLKDKTFRIAHMAETTPKEIEDLLVLISEILGLK from the coding sequence ATGCATAAAAGATTATTTATACCAGGACCAGTAGAGGTAGCAGAAGATGTACTTCAAAAAATGGCTACTCCTCAAATATCACATAGAGGTAAGGAAGCATCTGCATTACAAAGAAACATAAGTGATAAAATGAGAAAAGTATTTAATACTAAAGAAGAAATATTACTTTCAACTAGTTCAGGAAGTGGACTAATGGAAGGTGCTGTTCGTACATGTACAGCAAAAAGAGCAGCAGTATTTTCAGTAGGAGCATTTGGAAACAGATGGTTTGAAATGTGTACAGCTAATGGAGTACCAGCAGATAAAATAGAATCTGAATGGGGACAACCAACAACTCCAGAAATGCTTGAAGAAGCATTATCAACTGGAAAATATGATTTAATAACTATTACTATGAACGAGACTTCAACAGGACTTATGAATGACATGAAAGCTCTTTCAGATGTATACAAAAAATACCCTGAAGTTGTAGTATGTGTTGATACAGTAAGCAACGCTGCTGGTACAGAAGTAAAAGTAGACGAATGGGCTATAGATATCTGTATTACATCAACTCAAAAATGTTTAGGATTACCTGCAGGAATGGCTATTTGTTCATTCTCAAAAAAAGCAGTAGAAAGAGCTAAACAAGTTACAAACAGAGGAATATATTTCGATTTATTAGGAATGTATGATTACATACAAAAGAAAGATTATCAATATCCATCTACTCCATCACTTGCACATATGTTTGCACTAGATTATCAACTAGATAAGATACTCGCAGAAGGTTTAGAGAAAAGGTTTGCAAGACATATTGCTGGTGCAGAGCTTGTTCGTGCATGGGCTAGAAAATACTTTGAAGTATTCCCTGATGAAAACTTTTTGTCAAACACATTAACTAACATTAAAAACACAAGAGAAATTAATGTATCTGACTTAAACAAGAAATTAGGCGAAAAAGGCTTTATGATTTCTAATGGTTATGGAAAATTGAAAGATAAGACATTTAGAATAGCTCATATGGCTGAAACTACACCAAAAGAAATAGAAGATTTACTAGTGTTAATTAGCGAGATTTTAGGACTTAAATAA
- a CDS encoding D-2-hydroxyacid dehydrogenase encodes MIRVLVTDGMEKNAIEELKAKGFEVVEHFYEPEVLGEALKDFDVIVVRSATKVRQSIIDIAAEAGRLKLIIRGGVGVDNIDVAYAMEKGIKVSNTPNASSASVAELALSHMFAISRFINISNVSMRQGKWDKKKYEGVEIGGKTLGLIGFGRISRELAKKASALGMKVIYTDIIGKAKDCDEYEFCELNDVLKRADYLSLHIPFFKEQGALIGKDQLAMMKDGSFLINCARGGVVDEAALVEALDNGKLAGAGIDVFVEEPTKNEALVNHPKVSVTPHIGAATKEAQTRIGSEINSIICDFFK; translated from the coding sequence ATGATTAGAGTATTAGTTACTGATGGTATGGAGAAAAATGCTATTGAAGAGTTAAAAGCTAAGGGATTCGAAGTTGTTGAACATTTTTATGAACCTGAAGTTTTAGGCGAAGCATTAAAAGATTTTGACGTAATTGTGGTTAGATCTGCAACAAAGGTTAGACAATCAATAATAGATATTGCAGCAGAGGCAGGAAGACTAAAGCTTATAATACGTGGCGGAGTAGGCGTTGACAATATAGACGTAGCGTATGCTATGGAAAAAGGTATAAAAGTTTCTAACACTCCAAATGCAAGTAGTGCATCTGTAGCAGAACTTGCTCTTTCTCATATGTTTGCTATATCGAGATTTATCAATATTTCTAATGTATCTATGAGACAAGGTAAATGGGATAAGAAGAAATATGAAGGCGTAGAAATTGGCGGAAAAACTTTAGGTCTTATTGGATTTGGAAGAATATCAAGAGAACTAGCTAAAAAAGCATCTGCACTTGGTATGAAAGTTATATATACAGATATAATAGGAAAGGCTAAAGATTGTGATGAATATGAATTCTGTGAATTAAATGATGTTTTAAAAAGAGCAGATTATCTATCATTACATATACCGTTCTTTAAAGAGCAAGGAGCTCTTATAGGAAAGGACCAATTAGCTATGATGAAGGATGGATCATTCTTAATCAACTGTGCTAGAGGTGGAGTAGTTGACGAAGCTGCACTAGTTGAAGCATTAGATAACGGTAAACTCGCAGGAGCTGGAATAGATGTTTTTGTTGAAGAACCAACTAAAAATGAAGCACTAGTTAATCATCCAAAGGTTTCTGTAACACCACATATTGGTGCTGCAACTAAAGAAGCTCAAACAAGAATAGGTAGTGAAATAAACAGTATTATTTGTGATTTTTTCAAATAA
- a CDS encoding DUF1015 domain-containing protein, with amino-acid sequence MAVVRPFKAYRPQLDLVEKVAALPYDVMNSEEAREMVIGKPYSFLHVDKPEVDLEPGIDIHSEQVYLKASENLKKMINYKVYMQEEKPCLYIYRQIMDGRPQTGIVACASIDDYINDIIKKHELTRADKELDRFNHVDYTNANTGPIFLTYRHKDEIDALVKNWTETKTPVYDFKSEDGVSQIIWVIDEEEVINKLSALFAGTDYLYIADGHHRSASAVKVGLKRRQENPSYTGDEEFNFFLSVIFPDNDLYVMDYNRVVADLNGNTSEEFMNKASEKFDITPYEGEGQFKPEVQRTYGMFIDGKWYKLAAKEGTFNIKDPVDRLDVSILQNNLLEPILGIDDPRTNSRIDFVGGIRGLGELERRVNEGMKVAFSMCATTMDDLMDIANAGKTMPPKSTWFEPKLQSGIFVHEL; translated from the coding sequence ATGGCAGTAGTAAGACCTTTTAAAGCATACAGACCACAATTAGATTTAGTAGAGAAAGTAGCAGCTCTTCCTTATGATGTTATGAATAGTGAAGAAGCTAGAGAAATGGTAATAGGAAAACCTTATTCATTTCTACATGTTGATAAACCAGAGGTAGATCTAGAGCCGGGAATAGATATTCACAGTGAGCAAGTTTACCTTAAAGCTAGTGAAAATCTTAAAAAAATGATTAATTATAAAGTTTATATGCAAGAAGAAAAACCTTGTTTGTATATTTATAGACAAATAATGGATGGGAGACCTCAAACTGGTATAGTTGCTTGTGCTTCAATTGATGATTATATAAATGATATAATTAAAAAGCATGAGTTAACAAGAGCAGATAAAGAGCTTGATAGATTTAATCATGTTGATTATACAAATGCTAATACTGGACCAATATTCTTAACATATAGACATAAAGATGAAATAGATGCTTTAGTAAAAAACTGGACAGAAACAAAAACACCAGTATATGATTTTAAATCAGAAGATGGTGTATCTCAAATTATTTGGGTCATAGATGAGGAAGAGGTTATTAATAAACTATCAGCATTATTTGCTGGAACAGATTATTTATATATAGCTGACGGTCATCATAGATCAGCTTCAGCTGTTAAAGTTGGACTAAAGAGAAGACAAGAAAACCCATCATACACAGGTGATGAGGAATTCAATTTCTTCTTATCAGTTATATTCCCAGATAATGATTTATATGTAATGGATTATAATAGAGTTGTAGCAGATTTAAACGGAAATACTTCAGAAGAATTTATGAATAAAGCTTCTGAAAAATTTGATATTACTCCTTATGAAGGTGAAGGACAGTTTAAACCAGAAGTTCAAAGAACATATGGAATGTTCATAGATGGAAAATGGTATAAACTAGCTGCTAAAGAAGGAACTTTTAATATAAAAGATCCAGTAGATAGATTAGACGTATCAATACTTCAAAATAATCTATTAGAACCAATTCTAGGAATTGATGATCCAAGAACAAACTCAAGAATTGATTTCGTGGGTGGAATAAGAGGACTTGGAGAACTTGAAAGAAGAGTTAATGAAGGAATGAAAGTTGCATTCTCTATGTGTGCTACAACTATGGACGATTTAATGGATATAGCAAATGCAGGGAAAACAATGCCTCCTAAATCAACTTGGTTTGAACCAAAATTACAAAGTGGAATATTTGTTCACGAATTATAA
- a CDS encoding ThiF family adenylyltransferase codes for MPQHSLSRTELLIGMDSLNKLQKSKVVVFGIGGVGSYTVEALVRAGVGKLVLIDDDTICLTNLNRQIHATFNTIGKSKVLVMKERILEINPKCEVITHETFVTADNMGDIITTDTDYVVDAIDTVTSKIALALYCKEHSIDIICCLGTGNKLDPTLFRVADIYATKVCPLAKVMRHELRKRNVESLKVVYSEEMPIRPKLDEVITCKEGCVCTGGSKKCAMKRQIPGSISFVPPVAGMIIGGEVIKDLIKKSC; via the coding sequence ATGCCACAGCATTCATTGTCAAGAACAGAGTTACTAATAGGTATGGATAGTTTAAACAAATTACAAAAAAGTAAGGTAGTAGTATTTGGAATAGGTGGAGTTGGTAGTTATACAGTTGAGGCACTAGTAAGAGCTGGTGTTGGTAAATTGGTATTAATAGATGACGATACAATATGTTTAACAAATTTAAACAGGCAAATACATGCTACATTTAATACTATAGGTAAAAGTAAGGTTTTAGTAATGAAGGAGAGAATCCTTGAAATAAATCCTAAATGTGAAGTTATCACTCATGAAACTTTTGTAACAGCGGACAATATGGGAGATATTATAACCACCGATACAGATTATGTAGTGGATGCTATTGATACAGTTACTTCAAAAATAGCACTAGCTCTTTACTGCAAAGAGCATAGCATCGATATCATATGTTGTTTGGGCACAGGCAATAAATTAGATCCAACTCTATTTAGAGTTGCAGATATTTATGCTACGAAAGTATGTCCACTTGCAAAGGTTATGAGACATGAGCTAAGAAAGCGTAATGTTGAAAGTCTTAAGGTAGTCTATTCTGAGGAAATGCCTATAAGGCCTAAGCTGGACGAAGTTATAACATGCAAAGAGGGCTGTGTATGTACAGGAGGTTCAAAGAAATGTGCTATGAAAAGACAGATTCCCGGCAGTATATCCTTTGTTCCTCCAGTAGCAGGAATGATAATTGGTGGAGAAGTTATTAAGGATTTAATTAAAAAGAGCTGCTAA
- a CDS encoding cation diffusion facilitator family transporter has translation MNVKVKTARLSIISNTSLIIMKLIVGLFTGSVSILSEAIHSTMDLLASIIAFFSVKISDKPADETHPYGHGKIENISGVIEALLIFVASIWIIVESVKKIINPQGIDSIGIGFIVMFISAAINFIVSKKLYKVAKEESSIALEADALHLKSDVYTSLGVGGGLMLIWITGLNYLDPIVAILVAIFILKESFQLLKTAFNPLLDIKLSDEEIQIITGEISKHASIYCNYHDLKTRISGRNKYVDLHLVVPDNMSVKDAHGICDEIENGIEKLLKYTNIMIHLESCGKTCDYYKCNHKNDCK, from the coding sequence ATGAATGTAAAAGTAAAAACTGCAAGATTATCAATAATCTCTAACACAAGTTTAATAATTATGAAACTAATAGTAGGTCTTTTTACAGGTTCGGTAAGCATACTGTCTGAAGCAATCCACTCAACTATGGATTTACTTGCTTCAATAATTGCCTTCTTTTCTGTGAAAATATCTGATAAGCCTGCAGATGAAACTCACCCTTATGGACATGGAAAGATAGAAAACATATCCGGAGTAATAGAAGCCCTTTTAATATTTGTAGCTTCTATTTGGATAATAGTAGAATCAGTTAAAAAGATTATTAATCCTCAGGGCATAGATTCCATTGGGATAGGCTTTATAGTTATGTTTATATCCGCTGCTATAAACTTTATAGTATCTAAGAAATTGTATAAAGTAGCAAAGGAAGAATCCTCCATCGCTTTAGAAGCAGATGCTCTTCACTTAAAATCAGATGTATACACGTCACTGGGTGTAGGCGGAGGTTTAATGCTTATTTGGATTACAGGTCTAAACTATTTAGATCCAATAGTAGCAATTTTGGTTGCTATTTTTATACTGAAAGAATCCTTTCAACTATTAAAAACTGCTTTTAATCCGCTTTTAGATATTAAATTATCTGATGAAGAAATTCAAATAATAACCGGTGAAATAAGCAAACATGCTTCTATCTATTGTAATTACCATGATCTTAAAACAAGAATATCTGGGCGTAATAAATATGTGGATTTACATTTAGTAGTGCCCGACAACATGTCAGTAAAAGATGCTCATGGTATATGTGATGAAATTGAAAATGGTATAGAAAAATTATTAAAGTATACTAATATTATGATACATCTTGAATCTTGCGGAAAAACATGTGATTATTATAAATGTAATCATAAAAATGATTGTAAGTAA
- a CDS encoding class I SAM-dependent methyltransferase produces the protein MNKQNINKLKLFLMGLENRFSENSSIFKQINTNYISGLKEFKGIGLYDNGDIKYNFNGKTDTLSINQLFSNIIKEAESYESLSLIYSERGSKILISADNKNVTMKNLDISSIEEENSNNISSKSASSSISGTTSTLLNRDYYIKIGSADALLKELGIMSKDGKVKNDKIRKYNQIDRYVELLEGILDKLPKNEIVNILDCGCGKSYLSFVLNYYLTEVKRKKCHFIGLDYSEAVIDSCRIMAKNLNYRNMEFHAIDIKDYKPAKNIHVVLSLHACDTATDMALALGIRVNSDVIIAVPCCHKELLSQYSYEPFKNILKQGVFKTRMADILTDGMRSLMLEAKGYEVSVVEYISPLETPKNTMIRAIKTSTENDKAMDEYISLMSSLNVYPALYSFLNEWE, from the coding sequence ATAAATAAGCAAAATATTAATAAATTAAAACTTTTTTTAATGGGTCTTGAAAATAGGTTCTCTGAAAACTCTTCAATATTTAAACAAATTAATACCAACTACATATCAGGTCTAAAGGAATTTAAAGGAATAGGCCTCTATGACAATGGAGATATCAAGTATAATTTTAATGGAAAAACAGATACCTTAAGTATCAATCAATTATTTTCAAACATAATTAAAGAAGCTGAAAGCTATGAAAGTTTATCACTAATTTATAGTGAAAGAGGTTCTAAGATTTTAATCTCTGCTGATAATAAAAATGTAACTATGAAGAACTTAGATATATCTTCTATAGAGGAGGAAAATTCAAATAATATTTCTTCCAAATCAGCCTCTTCGAGTATTAGTGGAACTACTTCCACTCTTTTAAATAGAGATTACTATATTAAGATTGGTAGTGCAGATGCTTTACTAAAAGAACTAGGAATAATGAGTAAGGATGGTAAAGTTAAAAATGATAAAATAAGAAAATATAATCAAATTGATCGTTATGTAGAACTATTAGAAGGGATCTTAGATAAACTTCCTAAAAATGAAATTGTAAACATATTAGATTGTGGCTGTGGAAAATCTTATTTATCCTTTGTACTTAACTATTATTTAACAGAAGTCAAAAGGAAAAAATGCCATTTTATTGGACTAGATTACTCTGAAGCTGTAATAGACTCTTGCAGGATTATGGCCAAAAATTTAAACTATAGAAATATGGAATTTCACGCTATAGATATTAAAGATTATAAGCCCGCTAAAAATATACATGTAGTATTGTCCCTGCACGCTTGTGATACCGCTACAGATATGGCATTAGCTCTGGGAATAAGAGTAAACTCCGATGTGATAATTGCAGTTCCCTGTTGCCATAAAGAACTTTTAAGTCAATATTCTTATGAACCCTTTAAAAATATACTAAAGCAGGGTGTATTTAAAACAAGAATGGCGGATATTTTAACAGATGGGATGCGCTCTTTGATGTTAGAAGCTAAAGGATATGAGGTTTCTGTGGTGGAATATATTTCTCCACTTGAAACACCTAAAAACACAATGATAAGGGCTATAAAGACTTCCACTGAAAATGATAAGGCTATGGATGAATATATATCTTTAATGAGCAGTTTAAATGTTTATCCTGCCTTATATTCATTCTTAAATGAATGGGAATAA
- a CDS encoding MFS transporter — translation MKNKNNIIVIIFLFIMMALNAMAENTKGIFIPSFKSDFNIDNTGIGIMIFIGSLAYILFSYIGGILCEKIGQKRVIILGLCCMFSSLSLMSVVDSYTSFLINMFIMNIGLALTSIAINTLVPVLLLSYQAILMNIIHFCYGVGGAAGQALGGILMTKGFTWRNIYLGISILFVILLIAFAFIKMPHTHKYSGGKKINKLNVFKNKVIYFYVFALGFYVFSEVATVSWLVNYIKDNYKYNSSKSAFYSVLFLIIFSIGRLVGGFVVEKLGYLKTTMGSLIIAVCLFTLGLVIGEKGLIIISASGLFFAVTFPTLILTISKVFRQNTAYITGVIVTLTSSVNMLLNLVIGKLNDKVGTYFAFYMIPISLIISIIFIYLIYINTKSNFIVDSGVNNEQG, via the coding sequence TTGAAAAATAAGAATAATATTATAGTTATAATTTTCCTATTTATTATGATGGCACTAAATGCAATGGCTGAAAATACTAAAGGAATATTTATACCATCCTTTAAATCGGACTTCAATATAGATAATACTGGCATAGGAATAATGATTTTTATTGGTTCCTTAGCCTACATACTGTTTTCTTATATTGGAGGAATACTTTGCGAAAAAATAGGACAAAAGAGGGTTATTATATTAGGACTCTGCTGTATGTTCTCTTCCTTATCGTTAATGTCGGTAGTAGACAGTTATACCTCCTTTTTAATAAACATGTTCATTATGAATATAGGGCTTGCACTTACAAGTATAGCTATAAACACATTAGTCCCAGTATTACTTCTAAGTTATCAAGCTATTCTTATGAACATAATTCATTTTTGTTATGGTGTGGGTGGAGCTGCAGGGCAAGCACTAGGTGGAATATTAATGACAAAGGGGTTTACCTGGAGGAATATATATCTTGGAATATCAATTTTATTTGTGATACTACTTATTGCATTTGCTTTTATAAAAATGCCTCATACTCATAAATATAGTGGAGGCAAAAAAATAAATAAATTGAATGTCTTTAAAAATAAAGTAATTTACTTCTATGTATTTGCATTAGGATTTTATGTGTTTTCTGAGGTAGCCACAGTAAGTTGGCTGGTGAATTATATAAAAGATAATTATAAATACAATAGCAGTAAGAGTGCTTTTTACAGTGTTTTGTTTTTGATTATATTTAGTATTGGAAGGTTAGTTGGGGGATTTGTAGTTGAAAAGCTAGGATATTTAAAAACAACTATGGGTTCCTTAATAATTGCAGTGTGCTTATTCACCTTAGGACTTGTTATTGGAGAAAAGGGTCTTATAATAATATCTGCTTCAGGTTTATTTTTTGCAGTGACCTTTCCAACGCTTATACTTACTATAAGTAAGGTATTCAGGCAAAATACTGCCTACATAACAGGAGTTATAGTTACATTAACTTCTTCCGTTAATATGCTGCTCAACTTGGTAATAGGTAAATTAAATGATAAGGTTGGTACTTATTTTGCCTTTTATATGATACCAATAAGTCTAATAATATCTATTATTTTTATATATCTTATTTATATAAACACAAAAAGTAATTTTATTGTAGATAGTGGGGTTAACAATGAACAAGGGTAA
- a CDS encoding GNAT family N-acetyltransferase, with amino-acid sequence MNKGKYVNLEALKGNEREYVIKDNTYIILGRIFIVELDKQNKFCLFRLKFHRNTNENYEYLKDTLKLMLNILFKNMGINKVNVIAHETINTNAFTDLGFDLEGIITDSVVNKSEYQSELIFGISSFAFNRSLLEKDLEIKGANIIIRVLTPGDAEEVLDYHLRNREFLRRFEPSRDEGFYTMDSQKRTLTESYKQFLRGTGVNFGIYNSNKLIGKIRISNVVMGVFKNAFIGYSLDEKQQGMGYMKEAVKLVVEYAFEELELHRIEATTLIDNEKSQRVLKNSGFKELGISEKYLYINGEWRDHVVFYKVKSS; translated from the coding sequence ATGAACAAGGGTAAATATGTGAATTTAGAAGCGCTAAAGGGAAATGAGAGAGAGTACGTAATAAAGGACAATACGTATATTATATTAGGAAGAATATTCATAGTTGAATTAGATAAACAAAATAAGTTTTGCCTTTTTAGATTGAAATTTCATAGAAATACTAATGAAAATTATGAATATTTAAAAGATACATTAAAGCTTATGCTGAATATCTTGTTTAAAAACATGGGAATAAACAAAGTAAATGTTATAGCTCATGAAACAATAAATACAAACGCTTTTACTGATTTAGGCTTTGATCTAGAAGGTATTATAACAGATAGTGTAGTAAATAAATCTGAATACCAATCAGAGCTTATTTTTGGTATAAGTAGTTTTGCTTTTAATAGAAGTTTATTAGAAAAGGATTTAGAAATTAAAGGTGCAAATATTATAATTAGGGTATTAACTCCTGGAGATGCAGAAGAGGTGTTAGATTATCACTTAAGAAACAGAGAATTTCTAAGGCGATTTGAACCCTCTAGAGATGAAGGGTTTTATACAATGGACAGCCAAAAGCGTACCTTAACAGAAAGTTACAAACAGTTTTTAAGGGGGACTGGTGTTAATTTTGGTATATATAACAGTAATAAACTTATTGGGAAAATAAGAATATCAAATGTAGTTATGGGTGTTTTTAAAAATGCTTTTATAGGTTATTCCTTGGATGAAAAACAGCAAGGCATGGGATATATGAAGGAGGCAGTTAAACTTGTAGTAGAATACGCTTTTGAGGAATTAGAGTTACATAGAATAGAAGCAACTACTCTAATTGACAATGAAAAGTCACAAAGAGTCTTAAAAAACTCTGGGTTTAAAGAACTTGGTATAAGTGAAAAGTACTTATACATAAATGGTGAATGGAGAGACCACGTGGTTTTTTATAAGGTTAAAAGTAGTTAA